Proteins from a genomic interval of Candidatus Binatia bacterium:
- a CDS encoding nucleotide kinase domain-containing protein — translation MRSAVLTVGGRLRATDVFDEYWRFAYERMRTFVRRKRGDLVLTEDPIIARFRFTNAYRVIDRVTQYLIAHVVQNCSDAREVFFRTLFFKIFNKIETWELLESGLGRISPKKFGWAEADAVLLRALEAGQTIYSAAYIMPSPNFGLRRKHENHLALLRSLVESDMASRWAYTKSLRQLYAVLRTVPSFGRFLAFQYAIDLNYSDCVAFDEDSFVVAGPGAVDGISKCFENGGQLEPEAVIAAVTEGQQAQFERLGLDFPGLYGRPLKLIDCQNLFCEISKYSRVSHPHVQGAAKRTTIKQAYHRRGAPIEDLAFPRSWSLEPRRGYEDCVPSLVPR, via the coding sequence ATGCGTAGTGCGGTACTCACCGTCGGAGGGCGGTTGCGCGCAACCGACGTGTTCGATGAGTATTGGAGGTTCGCTTACGAGCGGATGCGCACGTTCGTGCGCCGCAAGCGGGGCGATCTTGTCCTGACGGAGGATCCTATTATCGCGCGATTCCGCTTCACGAATGCCTACCGCGTGATCGACCGCGTCACGCAGTATCTGATTGCGCATGTTGTGCAGAACTGCTCCGACGCCCGCGAAGTGTTTTTCAGAACGTTGTTCTTTAAGATATTTAACAAGATCGAGACGTGGGAGCTGCTCGAATCGGGTCTCGGACGGATATCGCCCAAGAAGTTCGGTTGGGCGGAGGCGGATGCGGTACTTTTGAGGGCACTCGAAGCCGGGCAGACGATTTACTCGGCGGCCTACATCATGCCATCCCCGAATTTTGGTCTTCGCCGGAAGCACGAAAACCATCTCGCGCTTCTCCGCTCGCTGGTCGAGAGCGATATGGCTTCGCGCTGGGCCTACACAAAGAGCTTGCGTCAACTGTATGCCGTCCTGCGAACCGTGCCATCGTTTGGGCGTTTTCTGGCATTCCAATATGCGATCGACCTGAACTACTCCGATTGCGTCGCGTTCGATGAGGATTCGTTCGTCGTAGCCGGCCCGGGCGCCGTCGATGGAATCTCGAAGTGTTTTGAGAACGGCGGCCAGCTGGAACCCGAAGCCGTGATAGCCGCAGTGACGGAAGGTCAGCAGGCGCAATTTGAACGCCTCGGACTAGATTTTCCCGGACTCTACGGGCGACCGCTCAAGCTAATCGATTGCCAGAATCTGTTCTGCGAGATTTCGAAGTATTCTCGCGTGTCGCATCCGCACGTCCAAGGCGCCGCCAAGCGCACGACCATCAAGCAGGCATATCATCGGCGCGGCGCGCCGATCGAGGATCTCGCGTTCCCCCGCTCATGGTCGCTCGAACCACGGAGGGGCTACGAAGACTGTGTCCCCTCGTTGGTGCCCAGGTAG
- a CDS encoding C1 family peptidase, with product MTDRRAEQTAVVDQGPRGTCAACAVTSAHEWASRREALSVEDAFYSGKRRDPWPQQDCTSVDHVVCGITEDRHALESAWPYGNPGYPGPPPPESLEDANRRPLAGTWSVGSVGDVLGAVESHCAVMTLAFVPSAWERHDGIVDVGTEPAQDAHAVLAVGCDVRNGEDVVIIKNSWGTDWGDGGYGYVTTGYLRQHLLAVHFVERAA from the coding sequence GTGACCGACCGTCGCGCGGAACAAACCGCGGTGGTCGATCAGGGACCGCGTGGTACGTGCGCGGCCTGCGCCGTTACGTCGGCGCACGAGTGGGCATCGCGCCGTGAGGCATTGTCCGTCGAAGACGCCTTCTACTCTGGCAAGCGCCGCGATCCTTGGCCCCAGCAAGACTGCACGTCTGTCGATCACGTCGTCTGCGGAATCACCGAGGACCGGCATGCTCTTGAGAGCGCCTGGCCGTACGGAAACCCGGGGTACCCGGGACCACCGCCACCCGAAAGCCTTGAGGACGCGAACCGACGCCCGCTCGCCGGGACGTGGAGCGTCGGATCGGTCGGCGACGTGCTGGGCGCGGTCGAATCGCATTGCGCCGTAATGACGCTGGCGTTCGTGCCGTCGGCGTGGGAGCGCCATGACGGCATAGTCGACGTGGGCACCGAGCCGGCCCAAGATGCCCATGCCGTTCTCGCGGTCGGCTGCGACGTACGAAACGGAGAGGACGTCGTCATCATCAAGAACAGCTGGGGAACCGACTGGGGAGACGGCGGCTACGGCTATGTCACCACTGGCTACCTGCGGCAGCATCTGCTCGCCGTTCATTTCGTGGAGAGGGCTGCATGA
- a CDS encoding phage/plasmid primase, P4 family — MESGGGEASGRQRGLRKRSATLAGPPGFDLLSEDDAARFLIREFGHRVRYCLAGGGWFIWDGSRFNLDRDGAILRLVSEATDRVLAMVEKLNDLELRKKTLQYVIRLRRYHGHENVARLAASKRPVAIGDPEAFDADPWLLNVRNGTIDLRTGTLRPHDRRDLLTKRLDVTYRANARATRWHRFLCEIFDGDLEMVDFAQRAAGYCLTGDMREHVFFVLYGRGANGKSTFVETLQTLLGEYAQSSDPETWLRQSNGHRGASPGIARLRGVRFVAGCEIDDGRALDEARVKQIVAGDRTTARQLYQNEFDFFPVCKLWISTNHPPQIRGTDDGIWRRVILIPFQVQFTGGTCDPQLAAKLRAEFSGILAWAVRGCLEWQNGGLRPPESVRRATAAYRAQSDVVGQFVTDECVADARCSTGATALFDAYRRWCEGTGERTLTQTAFGRRLTEAGYESGRTGTGRKCWRGIGLRDAKD, encoded by the coding sequence GTGGAAAGCGGGGGCGGCGAAGCCAGTGGCCGGCAGCGCGGACTCAGAAAAAGGAGCGCCACGCTTGCGGGGCCACCCGGCTTCGACTTGCTTTCCGAGGACGACGCCGCTCGTTTTCTGATTCGCGAGTTTGGTCATCGCGTTCGCTACTGCCTAGCCGGCGGGGGTTGGTTTATCTGGGACGGAAGCCGCTTCAATCTAGACCGCGACGGCGCAATATTGCGACTGGTTTCCGAGGCTACTGATCGCGTTCTAGCCATGGTGGAGAAGCTCAATGATCTCGAACTGCGCAAGAAAACCTTGCAGTACGTTATCCGCTTGCGCCGCTACCATGGGCACGAAAATGTGGCTAGGCTTGCGGCATCAAAGCGGCCCGTCGCGATCGGAGATCCCGAGGCGTTCGATGCGGATCCATGGCTACTCAATGTCCGCAACGGCACGATCGATCTTCGCACAGGAACTCTGCGCCCACACGATCGTCGTGATCTGCTTACAAAAAGGCTTGATGTGACATACCGAGCCAATGCACGGGCTACCCGCTGGCATCGATTTCTCTGTGAGATCTTCGACGGCGACTTGGAAATGGTGGACTTTGCGCAGCGCGCAGCCGGTTACTGCCTCACAGGCGATATGCGCGAGCACGTATTCTTCGTGCTTTATGGGCGCGGCGCCAATGGAAAGAGTACGTTCGTCGAAACTCTTCAAACGTTACTTGGCGAATACGCGCAATCGTCAGATCCAGAAACTTGGTTGCGGCAATCGAACGGGCACCGAGGCGCTTCGCCCGGTATCGCGCGCTTGCGGGGAGTACGATTTGTCGCCGGTTGCGAGATCGACGATGGCCGTGCACTCGACGAGGCGCGCGTCAAACAGATTGTCGCGGGCGATCGAACAACAGCCAGGCAGCTGTACCAGAACGAGTTCGATTTCTTCCCAGTCTGCAAGCTTTGGATTAGCACCAACCACCCGCCGCAGATCCGAGGGACGGACGATGGTATCTGGCGCAGAGTAATCCTCATTCCGTTTCAAGTCCAGTTCACAGGTGGCACCTGCGACCCGCAGCTCGCCGCGAAATTGCGCGCCGAGTTTTCGGGAATATTAGCTTGGGCTGTAAGGGGGTGTTTGGAATGGCAGAACGGTGGGCTCCGCCCACCGGAGTCGGTTCGACGCGCGACCGCAGCCTACCGGGCACAGTCCGACGTAGTGGGGCAATTCGTGACGGACGAATGCGTCGCTGACGCGCGGTGCAGCACCGGAGCCACGGCTCTTTTCGATGCATACAGGCGCTGGTGCGAAGGCACTGGCGAACGTACTCTTACGCAGACTGCCTTTGGTCGCCGTCTTACCGAAGCGGGATATGAGTCGGGTCGAACGGGCACTGGACGCAAGTGCTGGCGTGGCATCGGGCTGCGCGATGCGAAGGACTAG
- a CDS encoding nucleoside triphosphate pyrophosphohydrolase family protein has protein sequence MEISEYQRLAAKTDRHPGNDRNAMEIPLLGLAGEVGTVLGQYKKYLRDGDAHELFKEKIAEELGDILWYLSNTATKFDIDLGEVARSNLAKVADRWSEPGTQRSPRFFDDEFPPKERLPRWFDALFSEHADERGKRRVVVTWNDRQIGDFLTDNAHSPDGYRFHDAFHFAYACILGWSPVTRRNLKLKRKSRKEIDEVEDGARAIIYEEAVSGLVFEDARNHRYYETKRTLDYGLLDSVKRLTEHLEVRVRSRNEWEQAIVRGFDVWRDLVKNGGGIVRYDLERREIAYLGTNEGTQSS, from the coding sequence ATGGAGATCTCCGAGTACCAGCGGCTCGCGGCGAAGACCGACCGCCACCCCGGCAATGATCGCAACGCGATGGAGATCCCGCTCCTCGGCCTAGCGGGCGAAGTCGGCACGGTGCTCGGTCAGTACAAGAAGTATCTGCGCGACGGCGACGCCCACGAACTCTTCAAGGAAAAGATCGCCGAGGAGCTAGGCGACATCCTTTGGTACCTCTCGAACACTGCGACAAAGTTCGACATCGATCTCGGCGAGGTCGCGCGTAGCAATCTTGCTAAGGTCGCCGACCGGTGGAGCGAACCGGGCACACAACGTTCGCCGCGCTTCTTCGACGACGAATTCCCGCCGAAGGAACGCCTGCCTAGATGGTTTGACGCGTTGTTCTCAGAGCACGCCGACGAGCGCGGCAAGCGGAGGGTCGTCGTTACTTGGAACGACCGGCAGATCGGTGACTTCCTTACCGACAACGCACACTCGCCAGACGGCTACCGGTTTCACGACGCATTCCACTTTGCATACGCCTGTATTCTCGGATGGTCACCCGTGACGCGGCGCAATCTTAAACTCAAGCGCAAGTCGCGCAAGGAGATCGACGAGGTCGAGGACGGTGCGCGCGCGATCATCTACGAGGAGGCGGTCTCCGGCCTTGTGTTCGAGGACGCCAGAAATCACCGTTACTACGAGACGAAACGGACGCTCGACTACGGCCTGCTCGACTCGGTCAAGCGGCTAACGGAGCATCTCGAAGTCCGAGTCCGCAGCCGCAACGAATGGGAACAGGCCATTGTTCGTGGCTTCGACGTTTGGCGCGACCTCGTCAAAAACGGCGGCGGCATCGTACGGTACGATCTCGAACGGCGCGAGATTGCCTACCTGGGCACCAACGAGGGGACACAGTCTTCGTAG